CATTCCCGAGCGCATCCCCAAGCGCAACCGCAACCGCAACCGCAACCACAACAACGGGGACAACCTCccaccgcgccggccgcgatgcTGCGCGGGCGAGACCGACATGCATCTGCTAGCAGCCTCCTGACACAaccagccacggccgcgggtgCGGGTACgggtgcgggcgcggcacATCCGTCGCAAAATCACCctcagcaacagcagcagcaacagcagcagcaacagcagcagcagcagcagcagcagcagcaacaacaacagagCGGCatccccgtcctcgtccacctcaCGCCTGCCGCCTTCTTCGTGCCCCTCCCGGCAGACGTCGCGGccactcccctccccccgcccgcggaccgcgtcgcccgcctccgcgccatcctcgcccgcctcgacgagcacgccgcccaggtGCGCTCCAACGCAATCGCCCTCGTGCGCCGCGACTGCTTCCGCCTGCTGagcgacgccctcgccgatgAGCCCGACCATCCCGCGCAGCCACCAGACGATGCTGGCCCGCCACCATcagcggcagctggcggTGGTCCTAGCCGTggccactaccaccaccaccaccgtcgccaccaccagagGCATCCGCAGCAGGCCGCTGCCCCCAGcaccatcagcagcagcaacagcctcACGCCCGAGGATTACAACGCCATGATCGCCAACATGTCCGCCCCCAAGCCCCTCATGAGCATCATAGGCACCGGCGACTCCAGcacctcctcgtcatcatctccCTCCAACCTCCCCCGTCCGGACTTCAGCAAGGTGCCCGACCGCTCGCACAGAGAGTTCGCCACCCACCAGATCATGGCGTCCGTGtcgcgcctcctcgacgagctctcCCGGCTCGACCAGCACTTCGCCCACACCAGGAGCGAGTACGAGGCTGCCCTCAAgcgcgagctggaggccgacgaggcccgctAGAAGCGGGACCCGTTTGGCCCTCGCTCCTCCACGAGGCCAGCCGTCACGACTACTACCTGGAGGCCTTTCCAGCCGAAGAAATCGAGCCCGGCGAAGCCGCTCCGCTCGTGCCTCAAGCGCCGTCCCGGGGATACGTTCTGATGAGGCAGACGAAACATTACCAGCAGGCCACGTGGAGTCTCACCAAGACACCTGCGATGGTTCTGGCGGGTTCAAGACCGCAACCCACGTTACACAGCAACCAGCAGAACAGATACTGGTAACATGGGGTATGACGGAGACATCTCGGTAGATTATTTTACCCtcatcgcctcgcctcctccagTACGACGTCCTATATGTACAAAGCCGATCCAGACACCACCGTCCCGCAACATGACGACGCAAGGGAAATCTTTCTATTTTGGTACAGCAGCACGTCTTATACTCCGTACGCGATCTGGCCCATAGGCTTGTCCTCCTCCATACCGGGTGCCATGAAGTTTGTCCTCGGGTCACCCGTAGCCTTGGCTGCGGAGCACCGGGCCATCGTCGGTGAGCTACAGATTGCGAGTTAGCATAAGAGCGAGCAAAGAGCGGGTCAATAGATATAAAAAAAACATACCTCCGAGAGATGGCATCTGTGAAATAAAAGTTGTCGATAACCTTCTTCAGCGGCGCCCCACTAGCCTTGGATCCCTTGTTCTGGTCCACGAGCTGGACCTTGCTCAGTTGCCGCAGGGCAACGGGCTCAACCACGTCGTAggcagccagcgccgggcTGATCTCCACCATGCGGTCCCGCACCGCAGCAACATCGTCGTACGGTAAGGGAGCACCCAGGAACTCGCTGGCGGCCCGCAGGATCTTCCAGTCGGTTCGAGCCGCGCCGGGCAGGGAGGTGGCCGCACGGGTCATCTGGACGCGGCCCTCGGTGTTGACGTAGGTGCCCGCCTTCTCGGTGTACGCGGCACCAGGCAGGATGATGTCGGCAATCTGCGCACCACGGTCACCGTGGTGGCCCTGGTACACGACGAAAGCGTCCTTGGGGATATCGGCCTCGTTAAACTCGTCGGCGCCAAGGAGCCACACGAACTTGGGCTTGGTCtccgcaacggcagcggAGGGCGTCGTGAAGCCAACCTCGAAGGCGCCGGCTCGGGACGCTTCTCTCTGAAGAACGTTGTAGCCGTCCCACTCCGCGTTTGTGAAGTTAGCAGCGTTCTTCTCGACAAAAGCGCCAACGGTCTCGTAGAAGGCCTTGGCGTCAACATGGTCGGTGACACCGGAGCCGACGATGATCATAGGCCGCTTGGCAGCCTGGAGCTTCTTGCCGAAAGGACCAGTGAGAGCCTTCTTGAGCGCGGCGTGGTCGGCACCGAGGTGCTCGAACTCAAAGGTAGAGTCCCAGGTCTCGCCAACGACACCGATCTCAAGGTCGGAGAGGAGCCATTGTTTCCGGATGCGGGCGTTCAATacggcggcctcgtggcGGGGGTtggtgccgacgagcagAATGCAGTCAGCCTCCTCGATGCCCCAGATCCGGGAGTTGAAGGCGTAGTTGGACCGCACATCAAtgccgtgggcgacgggctggctgccggtAGGAGTATCCAGAGCGAGGTTGTCAGAGCCCAGCTTGTTAGCCATGTCTTTGGCGACAACCAGGGACTCGACCTCGGTCAGGGCACCGGAAATGATCTTGAACTCGTTGCCCTTGGGCTTCTTCTGCTCCCAGGCACGGGCaacctcggcgagggcctcctCCCAGTCGGCCGGCTCGAACTTGCCCTCTCGTCGGACGAGCGGCATGGTCAGTCGCTGGGTCTTGAGGCCGTCGCAGGCGAAGCGGGTCTTGTCGTTGATCCACTCCTCATTGACATCATCGTTCAGACGGGGGAGGATTCGCatgacctcgaggccgcgagAGTCGACGCGAATGTTGGAGCCCAGACCGTCGAGGACATCGATGGACTCGGTGTGCTTCAGCTCCCAGGGACGGGCGCGGAAAGCGTAGGGCTTGGACGTCAGCGCACCAACGGGGCAAAGGTCGATCACGTTGCCGGACAGCTCGGAGTCGAGGTTCTTCTCGAGGTAGGTACCAATCTGCAGGTCGTTGCCACGGCCCGTAGAGCCAAGCTCAGGCGCTCCGGCGATATCGTTGGCGAATCGGACACATCGGGTGCAGTGAATACATCGGTTCATTGAGGTCTTGATCAAGGGGCCAATGTTCTTGTCTTCGACGGCGCGCTTGCCGCCAATCTCGTGGAACCGGCCACGGTCGGCGCCGTACCGCATGGACTGGTCCTGAAGGTCGCACTCGCCACCCTGGTCGCAGATGGGACAGTCGAGCGGGTGGTTTGCGAGGAGGAACTCcatgacgccctcgcgggCCTTGTGGGTGAGAGGCGAGTTCGTCTTGACAACCATGCCGGGCTGCACAGGCCAGGCGCAAGAGGCCACAGGCTTCGGGGCCTTTTCCACCTCTACCAAGCACATACGGCAGTTTCCGGCGATCATGAGCTTCCTGCGGGCTTTGTTAAATTTCGGCTCGTCGGGACAACGGGAAGGCGGGCAGATTCGTACTCATGGTAGCAATATCTGAGTACAATGTTAGCAGCTGCACCTGTCACATCCGAAAAGGGAGAACCATGAGCGGGGGGGCGGTACATACCTGGGAATGGTCACTCCAGCCTTCTCACAGGCCTGGATCAGAGCAGAGCCAGCTAGCCTGGGGTCAGCAACGAGGTCCGTAGCAGCTCGCCAATCGACGCGGCATACCTTCAATCGAGACCTTCTTTCCATCTGGCAAGGTGTTAGTACTTGTGAGCATCTCAATGGCTCCCCCCCGGTCTCGCGGTTCGCCTTACCGACTGTCAATTCGACCTCCGCCTGGCGCTGGGGCGTGGTCGCAAATGTCCGGGAGACGTTGGCGACCCGCCGGCCGGTCCGCCAAGCCGAACGTGCCAGAGACTGTCGAAGCATCGTGTCGCCTTGACGGAGTGAAGGGGggcggtgatgacgatgcagcgcgctgcgggcgggaTAAAGGCTCAGTGGTTGACGTCGAGACAAGAACTGCTCGTCTCCTCGGGTGGATGGGAAGTGCGCCAAACACGGATTACCAGGTACTTTACCCCCGCTGTGAttggctggccggctccGACGTGTGTGCctgaggccgccgccgctgccacgccTAGGTAGCGCGTGTGGAGCCCCAGCCAGCGAGCCAGCCATAAACCCCAGAAATTTTGCGGACAGCTTGCCTGCTCTTCTTTTTTCTCTTCTCTCACCATAATTGTACCACGGGCACATTTTATTGTAGGTGAGCTTGAGCCGCCTGTTTGCCTCGCAGGCATGCGGTCCTCAGTCGAGTCTTCCTCTATCTTGTGCTCCAGATTGATTTCTATTACGCCGTTTATGGAAGCATGGGAGAGTAATTTCGCTCCTTGACCGCTGCCTCTTACCGCCGGTCGTTACATTCCGCATTGATGGACTCGCTTGCGATGCTTCGCAAGAGGCGGGTATCCGTGAAagcatacgaagtacgcacGTGTGAGGTGCGAGGGCTGCGTGAGGTGCATGTTCTCCTGTTGAGCAGGTCTCTCTCTATTTAAAGTTGCCAGGCACACGCCACGCTATGAGCTGCAGCTACACTGGAGGGCCCGTTCAGTCCTGGGCACCTCGCCAACCCatcgctgctcctcctctgcaTCGCCCTTCCACGTAGCACCATTGAAGGTGCGCCCGTCCCAGGCCTCTTCGAATGGGTTCAGCGCCATGTGCATGATGCGATCAAGGACGTCCCTCTCGCCTTCCTTTTCGACGCGTCGgatgacctcgtcgaggatcCAGCCGCGAGGGACAAAATTGGGGTTGACCTGCTTCATCGCCTGCAtgcgctcctcgtcccgTGCCGGGGACACAGTGCCGTCACCGTCCTGCCAGTCAGCAATGATCCTTGCCCGCCACTTATCGAGCCAAGACGCGAGCTGATCCcgggcctcgccctcgctggccgtcttgggcGGTCCCTCCTGGTGGAAAAAGACGGAGGCCTTTTCCTTTCGGGCCTCCGGGGTGGAGAGGTCCGCCAGCTTGAGGCCACTCAGGCGGCGGAAGAAGTGGCTGAAATCTAATTCGAGGGTCTCCATGGTCGTAAAGATGGCGCTGATGAGCTCGTCATAATCTGACTTTTGAGCCTCTCGAAGGCCCAGGCGAGCAGTCATGAGCCGCTGGTACTCCGCAAGGGCGGTAGCCTTATACTCCTCGCCGGTCTGCATGATGAGCTTCTCCGCACGAGAGACGATCTCCTCCTCTTGGTTctccttgacgccctcggcaacGAATgtctcgtcgtccaccatgGCCCCGGCACCTATCAATTCGCCAATAGCCTCTCCGAACCGGACGAGGTTCCACCAGATGATGGTAACCTGGTTACCGTAGCTGTATCGCAGCATgtggtcgtcgtggttgGGTGTGTAGGAGCGATCAAAGGTATCCATGAACCCAAACGGTCCAAAGTCTATTGACAGGCCGTAGATGGACGTGTTGTCCGTGTTCTGGCATCATGGTTAGCTGCGCTACCGGCGCAGGGAGATGAAGGGAGAGCGGGTCATACCAAGACGCCATTCATGAAGCCGTACGCCTGCCAGGCAGCGACCGTGAGGGCGTTCCTCCTCACAATCTCGCGGTACAGCCTGGTAAACCTGTTTTCCGCTGTCTCATCAGGTCCTTCAATGTCTTTTGGCCCTAACCCAcgcttcggcgccggcgactggTCTGGCTTTTCGGGGTCCGCAAGCCGGCCAGGGAGGTTTTCCCAGCCCCCAAAGACATCTTCGGCAATGTACGTGGCGAGTTTCCTGATTAGGTCCCTGTCTCCTCTCGCGCGCAAGATATCAAAGTTAcccagccgcagccacgaCTGGGCGAAGCGCAGGACGATGGCCCCGGGCTCGATGGTCTCGCGCCTCACCTTGGAGTGCGGCAGGAGCGTGAGCGACAGCGCCCGGGTCGTGGGGATCTTGAGCGCGTTCAGGGCCTCGGAGACGACGAACTCGCGGATGCTCGATCGCAAAAcagccttgccgtcggcgaagCGCGAGTAAGGCGTCAGGCCGGCGCCCttgagctgcagctcgtAGCGCGTGCCGGACGCCGGGTTGGTCGTCTCGAACAGCGAAATGGCCCTCCCGTCACCGAGCTGACCAGCAAACTGTCCAAACTGAAAGCCTCCGTAGCACTGCGCCCACGGGTACCCCccctcgagcttctcctcgtcccaACCGTAGAGCTTGTTGCCGGCGACGAACTGGCGGAAGTCGTCGGTCTTGACCTCGCTATCCTTGATGCCCAGGTCACGCAGGGCAGCGGGGCTCACGGCCAAGAGCTCGGGGTCCTGTTGCTGCTCGGGGCGCACCCAGGTGAAGAGGGCGTTGCGGACCTGCCGCGGGCCGATTTGGTCGCGGGGCGTCTTGTGAGactcggccggcgtcgggaACCGGGCGTCAGGCGGGAGTGACTGCGTGAAGGTCCAGGACTTGggcaggtcctcgagcgACGAACCGGCCTTCTGCGCCATAAGATTGCCGTTCGGCTGacgcgccgtggccatggcggacgTGGTTCGGAAACAGAGCCGTCGGGTCAGTCCGGGTACAGCGGCTCGGAAGAGCATCAACGGCAGATGTTTGTCGGCGTGTGAGCGGGACCAAAGTCAAGAGCGGATTATTGCGTGCGTAGATGCGTAGGATCTCATCATCCCATCATGGCACCGAGAAGATTACCTGGCAATATGCGGCCACGATAGGATGGTGGCAATGATGACAAACTGACGATGTATACTCAGAGGGTCCAGTAGTGTGGATTGACATCACCAACGACCGCGGCCCTGTTGGAGGGTGACACCCACTCCAGAGCCCGGTTCGACCCCACCAttgcggcatggcggccggTGTAGACGGAACTAGCCCCCAACCAGTGTCGGGCATGTTCGCCAGCATGGCTCCAAGAGTGTCACCCATGGAAATTATTATTTCTGGTAGATGTCCTCGTAGAGGAACGGCAAGCCTCTGGAACCACATATAGCTGCCGGGAATAGCAAGAATGCAGACATCTCACTCTTGTGTTAGCCAGCGAAAGAAATCACCCGACCCAAGTTCCGTTCCGGACCCAAGTTCCGTTCCGTGTTCCGAGCTGCAGCTCGACCCCGCGATCCGGCTTGCTGGGTGTAGGGTGGCTGCGCCCTACCGCActgacgccatcgccaacctcCGAGACGACTTCCACCAGCAGTCGGTCATCTGTTTGGGGGTTCGCAGAGCCGTGCATGAAGTTTTGGCGCGTTGCCGAGGCCGGATCGCCCCCTGCACTGGGAAAACCGAGCTGCCAAATACGAAAGATGCGCCTTCCCCTCTTGACTGGGCTCATCTCATCATCAGGGTCCCAAGCCAAAGAAAGGTTGTTGTTAGTTGGGCGTCTGGCGGGGTAAATAAATGGGCAGATTCCCCCATCCAAGCAACGACATTTGCTCCACGACTTGTGTAGTTAATGGTCTACGGGGCCACCACAGCTCCGCAAACCGGACGCATTGCCGACTACTTCAAGTATATTATGTAGAGGCAGCCAGCCTCCTACCCCCACCAGTCTTGATAACCGGCTCTCTACAGTTCTCCTCCCCAGAGCAAAGCACAACAAGCAAGACGAAAATGAACTCCATCGGCTCCTCGTTCCAACCAGACGCCTCGGGCACCGCGCCCAAGCAAGGCCCGTTCCTGCCGACCCTGAAGctcaacgacggcaacgagaTTCCCCTGGTGAGTACCTAGTAAAatacacacacgcacggcgatgacgccatCGATGCatgctctctctcttcccaCTTCTCCAAGGTCGCGATCCGTCCGACTGTGTATTGACCATCTCGTGCCGGCAGGTTGGATACGGTCTCGGAACCAAGAGGGGCAAATGGGACGACGCTGCCAAAGCCCCGCTGGACCAGtccatcgtcgacgtcacCAAGGAGGCCATTGAGCTCGGCTACCGTCacctggacggcgccgaAGGTGCGCGCCCCTCCCCGCTGCGTTCCAGCCGCCATCATCCCAGCATTGACACAGGGCCTCCCCTAGGGTACGCaaacgaggaggagctcggcgccgccatcaaggcgTCCAAGGTGCCCCGCGAGCAGCTCTTCGTCACCACCAAGATCCACGCCGTGCACAAGAAGAATGTCGAGGAGGCCTTCGCCCTCTccctcaagaagctcggcctcgactaCGTGGACCTGTACCTCCTCCACGGCCCCTGGTTCGCCGACACGgagcaggagctgcagcagcgttgggccgagctcgaggccatcaaggcgTCCGGAAGGGCTAGGTCCATCGGCGTCTCCAATTTCCTGCAAGAGCACGTCGAGTCCGTCTTGAAGACGGCCAAggtcccgcccgccatcaaCCAGATTGAGTTTCACCCCTATCTGCAGCACGGAGACCTGCTTCCCTTCTTGAGGAAGAACAacatcgccgctgccgcgtACGGCCCGCTCGTGCCGCTCACAACGGCCACCGACGGTCCCGTCAACGCGCTCTGGAAGCAGCTGGCGGACAAGTATGGTGTCTCGGAGTCGGAGATTGGGCTGAGGTGGTGCATCGACCAGGGATTGGTGGTGCTCACCACCAGCTCCAAAAAGGAGCGGTTGGAACGCTATCTCAAGAAGCTCCCGCTCATCAAGCTGACACCCAAAGAAGTGTCCGATATCGCGGAGCTGGGTCAGCAAAAGCACTATCGCTCCTTCTGGAAGGAACGTTTCGCCCCAGACGACAGGCGGTAGATGGCTGGTACATATCCACTACGGTCAAGATCGCAGGGGGCCGTCAATTACACGATTTGACGACCAGTCGGGACCGGGGAGTCATGTGCTTCCATCATTCAAGTGTGTGTTGTGCCTCGAATGTATTTCCCAATGATCATAGCTCATCATCCGAGTCCGTGTCATtagcagcagctggagcccgTGCACTGGCCCTTCTAGTGGCAAACGGTAGGCTGCGCGGTGCTGGTGGAGGATCTTgcaccttcttcttggggGGCGTCTTTTGTCGCTTGCCGCCTCTTTTGCCACCCTCTCGGGCTGCTTCTGGCTCGGctgcatcctcgtcgtccacgctTGCTGTAGATGCTGTGCCCTCGCTTGTTTCACCGGGGTCTgtgtcctcgagctcctccttgaTCATGTCCACAACTCCGTCTGCCTCCCCATCTTCGGCGTTGTTGGATGCCCCCGCTTTCCTTTTCGCTGGGCGCGATGGGGCTGCACGTCGGGCAGGTTGGTCTTCCTGCTGGGGTGGTTGTGAGGTCGGCCGCCCCCCGTCGAAAGATGACGATGCAATGATCTTCTGCTGCTCCCGGATCTTGACCTTTTTCTCGTTGAGCAGGTCCCGGAACTTTTGAAGCAAGGCTGTCTCGTCGTCCTGTTTGGCCTGTACTAGGTCGTCGAGTTGTGACTGTAGTTCCGTGACTGTGGTCTCTAGCTCCCGATTTTTGCTGAGGCAGGAGGATGCCTCGAGTTTAGCCTGGGCCAGGGCGTCAAGGGTTACGTCGCACCACTGGAAGAGCTCAATGCCCTCTTTCCAATCGCACTTCAAGGTGATGTCGCCCAGTCGTTGCTGTCGGAGTTAGCCGCCTACTCtccgtcggcgatgatgcttTGCCCTACCGTGATTCCTTGCACCTGCTTACGCACGGTGACCGCAATGCTGGACTCGGTCGAGACCGTGGTGGTCACTTGGATGTCATCAGGCATCTCCTGATTGAAAATGGACTCAAGAATGTGCTCCCATTCCTTTTCTGATACGGGGCAGTTCTTGACCCGAAGTGATGACACCCGGTCATGTTTCACTACGCGTCGATTGGTCAGTCAGTCTTTGCCGAAgctcgatgatggcgagggtACTGACAGGTGCACACGTACGGCGCCTTCACTTCGGTCGCAACGA
The genomic region above belongs to Purpureocillium takamizusanense chromosome 5, complete sequence and contains:
- the NdufS1 gene encoding ndufs1 NADH-ubiquinone oxidoreductase subunit (EggNog:ENOG503NW5Z~COG:C) → MLRQSLARSAWRTGRRVANVSRTFATTPQRQAEVELTVDGKKVSIEAGSALIQACEKAGVTIPRYCYHEKLMIAGNCRMCLVEVEKAPKPVASCAWPVQPGMVVKTNSPLTHKAREGVMEFLLANHPLDCPICDQGGECDLQDQSMRYGADRGRFHEIGGKRAVEDKNIGPLIKTSMNRCIHCTRCVRFANDIAGAPELGSTGRGNDLQIGTYLEKNLDSELSGNVIDLCPVGALTSKPYAFRARPWELKHTESIDVLDGLGSNIRVDSRGLEVMRILPRLNDDVNEEWINDKTRFACDGLKTQRLTMPLVRREGKFEPADWEEALAEVARAWEQKKPKGNEFKIISGALTEVESLVVAKDMANKLGSDNLALDTPTGSQPVAHGIDVRSNYAFNSRIWGIEEADCILLVGTNPRHEAAVLNARIRKQWLLSDLEIGVVGETWDSTFEFEHLGADHAALKKALTGPFGKKLQAAKRPMIIVGSGVTDHVDAKAFYETVGAFVEKNAANFTNAEWDGYNVLQREASRAGAFEVGFTTPSAAVAETKPKFVWLLGADEFNEADIPKDAFVVYQGHHGDRGAQIADIILPGAAYTEKAGTYVNTEGRVQMTRAATSLPGAARTDWKILRAASEFLGAPLPYDDVAAVRDRMVEISPALAAYDVVEPVALRQLSKVQLVDQNKGSKASGAPLKKVIDNFYFTDAISRSSPTMARCSAAKATGDPRTNFMAPGMEEDKPMGQIAYGV
- a CDS encoding uncharacterized protein (COG:S~EggNog:ENOG503NTY4~BUSCO:EOG092618J9), giving the protein MLFRAAVPGLTRRLCFRTTSAMATARQPNGNLMAQKAGSSLEDLPKSWTFTQSLPPDARFPTPAESHKTPRDQIGPRQVRNALFTWVRPEQQQDPELLAVSPAALRDLGIKDSEVKTDDFRQFVAGNKLYGWDEEKLEGGYPWAQCYGGFQFGQFAGQLGDGRAISLFETTNPASGTRYELQLKGAGLTPYSRFADGKAVLRSSIREFVVSEALNALKIPTTRALSLTLLPHSKVRRETIEPGAIVLRFAQSWLRLGNFDILRARGDRDLIRKLATYIAEDVFGGWENLPGRLADPEKPDQSPAPKRGLGPKDIEGPDETAENRFTRLYREIVRRNALTVAAWQAYGFMNGVLNTDNTSIYGLSIDFGPFGFMDTFDRSYTPNHDDHMLRYSYGNQVTIIWWNLVRFGEAIGELIGAGAMVDDETFVAEGVKENQEEEIVSRAEKLIMQTGEEYKATALAEYQRLMTARLGLREAQKSDYDELISAIFTTMETLELDFSHFFRRLSGLKLADLSTPEARKEKASVFFHQEGPPKTASEGEARDQLASWLDKWRARIIADWQDGDGTVSPARDEERMQAMKQVNPNFVPRGWILDEVIRRVEKEGERDVLDRIMHMALNPFEEAWDGRTFNGATWKGDAEEEQRWVGEVPRTERALQCSCSS
- a CDS encoding 2-dehydropantolactone reductase (COG:S~EggNog:ENOG503NY9D); this translates as MGRFPHPSNDICSTTCVVNGLRGHHSSANRTHCRLLQVYYVEAASLLPPPVLITGSLQFSSPEQSTTSKTKMNSIGSSFQPDASGTAPKQGPFLPTLKLNDGNEIPLVGYGLGTKRGKWDDAAKAPLDQSIVDVTKEAIELGYRHLDGAEGYANEEELGAAIKASKVPREQLFVTTKIHAVHKKNVEEAFALSLKKLGLDYVDLYLLHGPWFADTEQELQQRWAELEAIKASGRARSIGVSNFLQEHVESVLKTAKVPPAINQIEFHPYLQHGDLLPFLRKNNIAAAAYGPLVPLTTATDGPVNALWKQLADKYGVSESEIGLRWCIDQGLVVLTTSSKKERLERYLKKLPLIKLTPKEVSDIAELGQQKHYRSFWKERFAPDDRR
- a CDS encoding uncharacterized protein (COG:S~EggNog:ENOG503P49K) translates to MANTARVLKFPRSDEESSSVLVQVTSSGRKALDLKLVATEVKAPYVCTLKHDRVSSLRVKNCPVSEKEWEHILESIFNQEMPDDIQVTTTVSTESSIAVTVRKQVQGITQRLGDITLKCDWKEGIELFQWCDVTLDALAQAKLEASSCLSKNRELETTVTELQSQLDDLVQAKQDDETALLQKFRDLLNEKKVKIREQQKIIASSSFDGGRPTSQPPQQEDQPARRAAPSRPAKRKAGASNNAEDGEADGVVDMIKEELEDTDPGETSEGTASTASVDDEDAAEPEAAREGGKRGGKRQKTPPKKKVQDPPPAPRSLPFATRRASARAPAAANDTDSDDEL
- a CDS encoding 2-dehydropantolactone reductase (COG:S~EggNog:ENOG503NY9D) yields the protein MLSLFPLLQGRDPSDCVLTISCRQVGYGLGTKRGKWDDAAKAPLDQSIVDVTKEAIELGYRHLDGAEGYANEEELGAAIKASKVPREQLFVTTKIHAVHKKNVEEAFALSLKKLGLDYVDLYLLHGPWFADTEQELQQRWAELEAIKASGRARSIGVSNFLQEHVESVLKTAKVPPAINQIEFHPYLQHGDLLPFLRKNNIAAAAYGPLVPLTTATDGPVNALWKQLADKYGVSESEIGLRWCIDQGLVVLTTSSKKERLERYLKKLPLIKLTPKEVSDIAELGQQKHYRSFWKERFAPDDRR